A single window of Channa argus isolate prfri chromosome 10, Channa argus male v1.0, whole genome shotgun sequence DNA harbors:
- the LOC137133688 gene encoding long-chain-fatty-acid--CoA ligase 1-like isoform X1 yields MLNQEFFHRLRLPDLDDVSQYIRNASTPMLVSMGAVAAATTYYLATRPKAIPPLYDLDMQSVEIPGGELARRSVLQNGDSHITHFYDDARTMYEFFLRGARVSNNGPFLGSRKPKQSYEWMTYKEVMERTEFLGSAFLQKGHSKTTDPHIGIFSQNRPEWTICELACYTYSLVSVPLYDTLGTEAIIYILDKAAISTVVCDVVDKVILVLDCIKNRKHSVTTIIVMETPSSDLVNRGQQVGIHILSLQEMEAIGKANHHQPVPPRPEDMAVICFTSGTTGDPKGAMLTHGNIVSNCSAFIKSTQSNAQTTSRDVMLSFLPLAHMFERVVEHSCPMMPSDVHISFLPLAHMFERVVQGVIMVHGAKIGYFQGDIRLLSDDLSTLRPTVFPVVPRLLNRMYDKIFGQANTSLKRWLLGFAYRRKEAEMMKGIVRRDSIWDRLLFRKVQASLGGRVRLMITGAAPISPTVFTFLRAAIGCQFYEGYGQTECTAGCTLTMSGDWTAGHVGAPLPCNSIKLVDVPEMNYRAVNGEGEVCVKGPNVFLGYLKDPEKTADTIDADGWVHTGDIGKWLPNGTLKIIDRKKHIFKLAQGEYIAPEKIEAVYLRSDAVAQVFVHGDSLQACLVGIVVPDPDFLSSWTKRTLGLQGSYQELCDRAEVKAAILEDMLRLGKQGGLKPFEQVKAIYIHSDLFSVENGLLTPTLKAKRNEIQQHFRPQINKLYAGIKM; encoded by the exons ATGCTGAACCAGGAGTTCTTTCACAGGCTAAGGCTGCCAGATCTGGATGACGTTAGTCAGTACATCAGGAATGCCTCCACCCCCATGTTAGTCAGCATGGGGGCGGTGGCTGCTGCAACAACCTACTACCTGGCAACACGGCCCAAGGCCATCCCTCCACTCTACGACCTCGACATGCAGTCAGTTGAGATTCCG GGCGGAGAATTGGCACGTCGATCTGTTCTGCAGAACGGAGACAGTCACATCACACATTTCTATGATGATGCCAGAACAATGTATGAGTTCTTCCTCAGGGGGGCCAGAGTATCCA ATAATGGTCCGTTTCTTGGTTCCAGGAAACCAAAACAGTCCTATGAATGGATGACCTACAAAGAA GTAATGGAACGAACAGAGTTTCTGGGTTCCGCATTTCTCCAGAAAGGTCACTCCAAGACCACAGACCCCCACATTGGCATTTTCTCTCAGAACAGACCTGAG TGGACCATCTGTGAGCTGGCATGTTACACCTATTCTCTGGTGTCAGTCCCTCTGTACGACACACTAGGAACAGAAGCCATCATCTACATTTTAGACAAAG CTGCCATCTCGACTGTAGTGTGTGATGTGGTAGATAAAGTCATCCTGGTCCtggattgcattaaaaacaggaaacactcGGTGACAACCATCATTGTTATGGAGACCCCCAGCAGCGACCTGGTCAACAGGGGGCAACAAGTTGGAATCCACATCCTGAGTCTACAGGAGATGGAG GCTATTGGGAAGGCCAACCATCACCAACCTGTG CCTCCAAGACCCGAGGACATGGCAGTCATCTGCTTCACCAGTGGAACAACCG GAGACCCAAAGGGAGCAATGTTGACACATGGGAATATTGTGTCCAACTGCTCAGCCTTCATCAAAAGCACACAG TCTAATGCTCAGACTACCTCAAGAGATGTCATGCTGTCTTTTCTGCCACTGGCCCACATGTTTGAAAGGGTGGTGGAG caTAGCTGTCCCATGATGCCCAGTGATGTCCatatttccttccttcctttggCTCATATGTTTGAGAGAGTAGTACAG GGAGTCATTATGGTGCATGGAGCTAAGATCGGCTATTTCCAGGGAGATATCCGTTTGCTGTCAGATGATCTGAGCACACTAAGACCTACCGTGTTCCCTGTGGTGCCCCGACTCCTAAACAGAATGTATGATAAG ATCTTTGGGCAGGCCAACACATCTCTGAAGCGCTGGCTACTGGGATTTGCCTACAGGCGGAAGGAGGCAGAGATGATGAAAGGCATCGTGCGGAGAGACAGTATCTGGGACCGACTCCTCTTCAGGAAGGTCCAG GCCAGCCTTGGAGGCCGCGTGCGTCTCATGATCACAGGAGCTGCTCCCATCTCTCCTACTGTTTTCACTTTCCTCAGAGCTGCCATTGGCTgtcag TTCTATGAAGGCTATGGACAAACAGAATGTACTGCAGGTTGCACCTTAACCATGTCTGGGGACTGGACTGCAG GTCACGTTGGAGCGCCTCTGCCCTGTAACTCAATTAAATTGGTAGATGTCCCTGAGATGAACTACCGGGCTGTAAACGGAGAGGGGGAG GTATGTGTGAAGGGTCCAAACGTCTTTCTGGGCTATCTGAAGGACCCAGAGAAGACAGCAGACACTATTGATGCAGATGGATGGGTTCACACTGGAGACATTGGAAAGTGGCTTCCG AATGGCACGCTGAAGATCATCGATAGAAAAAAGCACATCTTTAAGCTTGCACAAGGAGAGTACATTGCTCCTGAAAAAATAGAGGCTGTATACTTGAGAAGTGATGCAGTGGCACAGGTCTTTGTGCATGGAGACAGTCTGCAG GCCTGTCTGGTAGGAATTGTGGTCCCTGACCCCGATTTCCTTTCGAGCTGGACCAAGAGGACTCTCGGACTCCAGGGCAGCTACCAGGAGCTATGTGACAGAGCG GAAGTCAAGGCGGCCATCTTGGAGGACATGCTGCGCCTGGGCAAGCAAGGAGGGCTTAAGCCGTTTGAGCAG GTAAAGGCCATCTACATACACAGTGACCTTTTCTCAGTTGAAAATGGCTTGCTCACCCCAACACTGAAGGCCAAGAGGAACGAAATACAACAACACTTTAGGCCCCAGATAAACAAGCTTTATGCTGggatcaaaatgtaa
- the LOC137133688 gene encoding long-chain-fatty-acid--CoA ligase 1-like isoform X2 yields the protein MLNQEFFHRLRLPDLDDVSQYIRNASTPMLVSMGAVAAATTYYLATRPKAIPPLYDLDMQSVEIPGGELARRSVLQNGDSHITHFYDDARTMYEFFLRGARVSNNGPFLGSRKPKQSYEWMTYKEVMERTEFLGSAFLQKGHSKTTDPHIGIFSQNRPEWTICELACYTYSLVSVPLYDTLGTEAIIYILDKAAISTVVCDVVDKVILVLDCIKNRKHSVTTIIVMETPSSDLVNRGQQVGIHILSLQEMEAIGKANHHQPVPPRPEDMAVICFTSGTTGDPKGAMLTHGNIVSNCSAFIKSTQHSCPMMPSDVHISFLPLAHMFERVVQGVIMVHGAKIGYFQGDIRLLSDDLSTLRPTVFPVVPRLLNRMYDKIFGQANTSLKRWLLGFAYRRKEAEMMKGIVRRDSIWDRLLFRKVQASLGGRVRLMITGAAPISPTVFTFLRAAIGCQFYEGYGQTECTAGCTLTMSGDWTAGHVGAPLPCNSIKLVDVPEMNYRAVNGEGEVCVKGPNVFLGYLKDPEKTADTIDADGWVHTGDIGKWLPNGTLKIIDRKKHIFKLAQGEYIAPEKIEAVYLRSDAVAQVFVHGDSLQACLVGIVVPDPDFLSSWTKRTLGLQGSYQELCDRAEVKAAILEDMLRLGKQGGLKPFEQVKAIYIHSDLFSVENGLLTPTLKAKRNEIQQHFRPQINKLYAGIKM from the exons ATGCTGAACCAGGAGTTCTTTCACAGGCTAAGGCTGCCAGATCTGGATGACGTTAGTCAGTACATCAGGAATGCCTCCACCCCCATGTTAGTCAGCATGGGGGCGGTGGCTGCTGCAACAACCTACTACCTGGCAACACGGCCCAAGGCCATCCCTCCACTCTACGACCTCGACATGCAGTCAGTTGAGATTCCG GGCGGAGAATTGGCACGTCGATCTGTTCTGCAGAACGGAGACAGTCACATCACACATTTCTATGATGATGCCAGAACAATGTATGAGTTCTTCCTCAGGGGGGCCAGAGTATCCA ATAATGGTCCGTTTCTTGGTTCCAGGAAACCAAAACAGTCCTATGAATGGATGACCTACAAAGAA GTAATGGAACGAACAGAGTTTCTGGGTTCCGCATTTCTCCAGAAAGGTCACTCCAAGACCACAGACCCCCACATTGGCATTTTCTCTCAGAACAGACCTGAG TGGACCATCTGTGAGCTGGCATGTTACACCTATTCTCTGGTGTCAGTCCCTCTGTACGACACACTAGGAACAGAAGCCATCATCTACATTTTAGACAAAG CTGCCATCTCGACTGTAGTGTGTGATGTGGTAGATAAAGTCATCCTGGTCCtggattgcattaaaaacaggaaacactcGGTGACAACCATCATTGTTATGGAGACCCCCAGCAGCGACCTGGTCAACAGGGGGCAACAAGTTGGAATCCACATCCTGAGTCTACAGGAGATGGAG GCTATTGGGAAGGCCAACCATCACCAACCTGTG CCTCCAAGACCCGAGGACATGGCAGTCATCTGCTTCACCAGTGGAACAACCG GAGACCCAAAGGGAGCAATGTTGACACATGGGAATATTGTGTCCAACTGCTCAGCCTTCATCAAAAGCACACAG caTAGCTGTCCCATGATGCCCAGTGATGTCCatatttccttccttcctttggCTCATATGTTTGAGAGAGTAGTACAG GGAGTCATTATGGTGCATGGAGCTAAGATCGGCTATTTCCAGGGAGATATCCGTTTGCTGTCAGATGATCTGAGCACACTAAGACCTACCGTGTTCCCTGTGGTGCCCCGACTCCTAAACAGAATGTATGATAAG ATCTTTGGGCAGGCCAACACATCTCTGAAGCGCTGGCTACTGGGATTTGCCTACAGGCGGAAGGAGGCAGAGATGATGAAAGGCATCGTGCGGAGAGACAGTATCTGGGACCGACTCCTCTTCAGGAAGGTCCAG GCCAGCCTTGGAGGCCGCGTGCGTCTCATGATCACAGGAGCTGCTCCCATCTCTCCTACTGTTTTCACTTTCCTCAGAGCTGCCATTGGCTgtcag TTCTATGAAGGCTATGGACAAACAGAATGTACTGCAGGTTGCACCTTAACCATGTCTGGGGACTGGACTGCAG GTCACGTTGGAGCGCCTCTGCCCTGTAACTCAATTAAATTGGTAGATGTCCCTGAGATGAACTACCGGGCTGTAAACGGAGAGGGGGAG GTATGTGTGAAGGGTCCAAACGTCTTTCTGGGCTATCTGAAGGACCCAGAGAAGACAGCAGACACTATTGATGCAGATGGATGGGTTCACACTGGAGACATTGGAAAGTGGCTTCCG AATGGCACGCTGAAGATCATCGATAGAAAAAAGCACATCTTTAAGCTTGCACAAGGAGAGTACATTGCTCCTGAAAAAATAGAGGCTGTATACTTGAGAAGTGATGCAGTGGCACAGGTCTTTGTGCATGGAGACAGTCTGCAG GCCTGTCTGGTAGGAATTGTGGTCCCTGACCCCGATTTCCTTTCGAGCTGGACCAAGAGGACTCTCGGACTCCAGGGCAGCTACCAGGAGCTATGTGACAGAGCG GAAGTCAAGGCGGCCATCTTGGAGGACATGCTGCGCCTGGGCAAGCAAGGAGGGCTTAAGCCGTTTGAGCAG GTAAAGGCCATCTACATACACAGTGACCTTTTCTCAGTTGAAAATGGCTTGCTCACCCCAACACTGAAGGCCAAGAGGAACGAAATACAACAACACTTTAGGCCCCAGATAAACAAGCTTTATGCTGggatcaaaatgtaa
- the st3gal5 gene encoding lactosylceramide alpha-2,3-sialyltransferase isoform X1, with amino-acid sequence MAQRRGRCQRDGRTRLLGACGLQVLLRYQRSYHNLFVHENSMRCPRPTRRCVLVVSVVLGFLVLVITHYSIISKKTNKPLAWHFNPAFKKQVHKYVLSVLADKCYPSRMRQSLLARLPASSRETQPFLSKDAPLSKDLFLYPPPFGFRGLGGMVDDLLKLLPDYMPLAEKTPDKCRRCVVVGNGGILRGLELGSLIDRFDTIIRLNSGPLGEFSVDVGNRTSIRMSYPEGMPNQWPDTDPQTLFAGVVYKRVDITWMSAMIRKSNVPLWDWFFFWQKVPSEIPLEPKMFKLLNPRVVRETALDLLKYPPPRSPMWGWDQNVPTLGVCALNLASLLCDEVSLAGFGYNLSQKRAPLHYYDELHMSDMLQQKMHNVDRETELLNSLVKEGTITDLTAGIHCSFCNS; translated from the exons ATGGCGCAACGAAGAGGAAGATGCCAACGGGACGGTag GACAAGACTGTTAGGAGCATGTGGGCTTCAGGTTCTGCTGAGATACCAGAGGAGTTACCATAATCTATTTGTTCATGAGAACAGCATGAGATGTCCACGGCCAACACGCAG gtgtgtgttgGTAGTAAGTGTGGTTTTAGGTTTCCTGGTTTTGGTGATTACCCATTACTCGATCATtagtaaaaagacaaacaaacctCTAGCCTGGCACTTCAACCCTGCATTCAAAAAG CAGGTGCATAAGTATGTGCTTAGCGTTCTGGCAGACAAGTGTTATCCAAGCAGGATGAGGCAGAGCTTGTTGGCTCGACTCCCTGCCTCCAGTCGCGAGACCCAGCCCTTTCTGTCGAAGGATGCACCACTCTCCAAAGATCTTTTTCTTTATCCACCTCCTTTTGGATTCAGAGGTCTCGGGGGCATGGTGGATGACCTGCTGAAGCTG CTGCCTGACTACATGCCACTGGCAGAAAAGACACCAGATAAATGTCGGCGCTGCGTGGTTGTGGGAAATGGAGGCATCCTCAGAGGTCTGGAGTTGGGATCACTGATAGATCGTTTTGACACCATTATCAG GCTAAACAGTGGTCCTCTGGGAGAGTTCTCTGTTGATGTTGGAAATCGAACCAGTATTAGGATGAGTTATCCCGAGGGCATGCCGAACCAGTGGCCCGACACAGACCCACAAACTCTTTTTGCAGGTGTGGTGTATAAAAGGGTTGACATAACCTGGATGTCTGCTATGATTCGCAAGAGCAATGTG CCACTGTGGGACTGGTTTTTCTTCTGGCAGAAGGTCCCAAGTGAAATCCCTCTTGAACCCAAAATGTTCAAACTTTTAAACCCACGTGTGGTAAGAGAGACTGCATTAGACCTATTGAAATACCCTCCACCCAGGTCACCCATGTGGGGCTGGGATCAG aATGTGCCTACCctgggtgtgtgtgcactgaATTTAGCCAGTCTACTGTGTGATGAGGTCAGCCTGGCAGGCTTTGGGTACAACCTCTCGCAGAAGAGGGCACCACTCCACTACTATGATGAACTGCACATGAGCGACATGTTGCAACAGAAGATGCACAATGTAGACCGAGAAACTGAACTCTTGAACAGCCTTGTCAAGGAGGGAACCATCACTGACTTGACAGCGGGGATTCACTGCTCCTTCTGCAACAGCTGA
- the st3gal5 gene encoding lactosylceramide alpha-2,3-sialyltransferase isoform X2: MPTGRTRLLGACGLQVLLRYQRSYHNLFVHENSMRCPRPTRRCVLVVSVVLGFLVLVITHYSIISKKTNKPLAWHFNPAFKKQVHKYVLSVLADKCYPSRMRQSLLARLPASSRETQPFLSKDAPLSKDLFLYPPPFGFRGLGGMVDDLLKLLPDYMPLAEKTPDKCRRCVVVGNGGILRGLELGSLIDRFDTIIRLNSGPLGEFSVDVGNRTSIRMSYPEGMPNQWPDTDPQTLFAGVVYKRVDITWMSAMIRKSNVPLWDWFFFWQKVPSEIPLEPKMFKLLNPRVVRETALDLLKYPPPRSPMWGWDQNVPTLGVCALNLASLLCDEVSLAGFGYNLSQKRAPLHYYDELHMSDMLQQKMHNVDRETELLNSLVKEGTITDLTAGIHCSFCNS, from the exons ATGCCAACGGGACG GACAAGACTGTTAGGAGCATGTGGGCTTCAGGTTCTGCTGAGATACCAGAGGAGTTACCATAATCTATTTGTTCATGAGAACAGCATGAGATGTCCACGGCCAACACGCAG gtgtgtgttgGTAGTAAGTGTGGTTTTAGGTTTCCTGGTTTTGGTGATTACCCATTACTCGATCATtagtaaaaagacaaacaaacctCTAGCCTGGCACTTCAACCCTGCATTCAAAAAG CAGGTGCATAAGTATGTGCTTAGCGTTCTGGCAGACAAGTGTTATCCAAGCAGGATGAGGCAGAGCTTGTTGGCTCGACTCCCTGCCTCCAGTCGCGAGACCCAGCCCTTTCTGTCGAAGGATGCACCACTCTCCAAAGATCTTTTTCTTTATCCACCTCCTTTTGGATTCAGAGGTCTCGGGGGCATGGTGGATGACCTGCTGAAGCTG CTGCCTGACTACATGCCACTGGCAGAAAAGACACCAGATAAATGTCGGCGCTGCGTGGTTGTGGGAAATGGAGGCATCCTCAGAGGTCTGGAGTTGGGATCACTGATAGATCGTTTTGACACCATTATCAG GCTAAACAGTGGTCCTCTGGGAGAGTTCTCTGTTGATGTTGGAAATCGAACCAGTATTAGGATGAGTTATCCCGAGGGCATGCCGAACCAGTGGCCCGACACAGACCCACAAACTCTTTTTGCAGGTGTGGTGTATAAAAGGGTTGACATAACCTGGATGTCTGCTATGATTCGCAAGAGCAATGTG CCACTGTGGGACTGGTTTTTCTTCTGGCAGAAGGTCCCAAGTGAAATCCCTCTTGAACCCAAAATGTTCAAACTTTTAAACCCACGTGTGGTAAGAGAGACTGCATTAGACCTATTGAAATACCCTCCACCCAGGTCACCCATGTGGGGCTGGGATCAG aATGTGCCTACCctgggtgtgtgtgcactgaATTTAGCCAGTCTACTGTGTGATGAGGTCAGCCTGGCAGGCTTTGGGTACAACCTCTCGCAGAAGAGGGCACCACTCCACTACTATGATGAACTGCACATGAGCGACATGTTGCAACAGAAGATGCACAATGTAGACCGAGAAACTGAACTCTTGAACAGCCTTGTCAAGGAGGGAACCATCACTGACTTGACAGCGGGGATTCACTGCTCCTTCTGCAACAGCTGA
- the st3gal5 gene encoding lactosylceramide alpha-2,3-sialyltransferase isoform X4: protein MAQRRGRCQRDGRTRLLGACGLQVLLRYQRSYHNLFVHENSMRCPRPTRRCVLVVSVVLGFLVLVITHYSIISKKTNKPLAWHFNPAFKKQVHKYVLSVLADKCYPSRMRQSLLARLPASSRETQPFLSKDAPLSKDLFLYPPPFGFRGLGGMVDDLLKLLPDYMPLAEKTPDKCRRCVVVGNGGILRGLELGSLIDRFDTIIRLNSGPLGEFSVDVGNRTSIRMSYPEGMPNQWPDTDPQTLFAGVVYKRVDITWMSAMIRKSNVNVPTLGVCALNLASLLCDEVSLAGFGYNLSQKRAPLHYYDELHMSDMLQQKMHNVDRETELLNSLVKEGTITDLTAGIHCSFCNS, encoded by the exons ATGGCGCAACGAAGAGGAAGATGCCAACGGGACGGTag GACAAGACTGTTAGGAGCATGTGGGCTTCAGGTTCTGCTGAGATACCAGAGGAGTTACCATAATCTATTTGTTCATGAGAACAGCATGAGATGTCCACGGCCAACACGCAG gtgtgtgttgGTAGTAAGTGTGGTTTTAGGTTTCCTGGTTTTGGTGATTACCCATTACTCGATCATtagtaaaaagacaaacaaacctCTAGCCTGGCACTTCAACCCTGCATTCAAAAAG CAGGTGCATAAGTATGTGCTTAGCGTTCTGGCAGACAAGTGTTATCCAAGCAGGATGAGGCAGAGCTTGTTGGCTCGACTCCCTGCCTCCAGTCGCGAGACCCAGCCCTTTCTGTCGAAGGATGCACCACTCTCCAAAGATCTTTTTCTTTATCCACCTCCTTTTGGATTCAGAGGTCTCGGGGGCATGGTGGATGACCTGCTGAAGCTG CTGCCTGACTACATGCCACTGGCAGAAAAGACACCAGATAAATGTCGGCGCTGCGTGGTTGTGGGAAATGGAGGCATCCTCAGAGGTCTGGAGTTGGGATCACTGATAGATCGTTTTGACACCATTATCAG GCTAAACAGTGGTCCTCTGGGAGAGTTCTCTGTTGATGTTGGAAATCGAACCAGTATTAGGATGAGTTATCCCGAGGGCATGCCGAACCAGTGGCCCGACACAGACCCACAAACTCTTTTTGCAGGTGTGGTGTATAAAAGGGTTGACATAACCTGGATGTCTGCTATGATTCGCAAGAGCAATGTG aATGTGCCTACCctgggtgtgtgtgcactgaATTTAGCCAGTCTACTGTGTGATGAGGTCAGCCTGGCAGGCTTTGGGTACAACCTCTCGCAGAAGAGGGCACCACTCCACTACTATGATGAACTGCACATGAGCGACATGTTGCAACAGAAGATGCACAATGTAGACCGAGAAACTGAACTCTTGAACAGCCTTGTCAAGGAGGGAACCATCACTGACTTGACAGCGGGGATTCACTGCTCCTTCTGCAACAGCTGA
- the st3gal5 gene encoding lactosylceramide alpha-2,3-sialyltransferase isoform X3: MAQRRGRCQRDGRTRLLGACGLQVLLRYQRSYHNLFVHENSMRCPRPTRRCVLVVSVVLGFLVLVITHYSIISKKTNKPLAWHFNPAFKKQVHKYVLSVLADKCYPSRMRQSLLARLPASSRETQPFLSKDAPLSKDLFLYPPPFGFRGLGGMVDDLLKLLPDYMPLAEKTPDKCRRCVVVGNGGILRGLELGSLIDRFDTIIRLNSGPLGEFSVDVGNRTSIRMSYPEGMPNQWPDTDPQTLFAGVVYKRVDITWMSAMIRKSNVPLWDWFFFWQKVPSEIPLEPKMFKLLNPRVNVPTLGVCALNLASLLCDEVSLAGFGYNLSQKRAPLHYYDELHMSDMLQQKMHNVDRETELLNSLVKEGTITDLTAGIHCSFCNS; encoded by the exons ATGGCGCAACGAAGAGGAAGATGCCAACGGGACGGTag GACAAGACTGTTAGGAGCATGTGGGCTTCAGGTTCTGCTGAGATACCAGAGGAGTTACCATAATCTATTTGTTCATGAGAACAGCATGAGATGTCCACGGCCAACACGCAG gtgtgtgttgGTAGTAAGTGTGGTTTTAGGTTTCCTGGTTTTGGTGATTACCCATTACTCGATCATtagtaaaaagacaaacaaacctCTAGCCTGGCACTTCAACCCTGCATTCAAAAAG CAGGTGCATAAGTATGTGCTTAGCGTTCTGGCAGACAAGTGTTATCCAAGCAGGATGAGGCAGAGCTTGTTGGCTCGACTCCCTGCCTCCAGTCGCGAGACCCAGCCCTTTCTGTCGAAGGATGCACCACTCTCCAAAGATCTTTTTCTTTATCCACCTCCTTTTGGATTCAGAGGTCTCGGGGGCATGGTGGATGACCTGCTGAAGCTG CTGCCTGACTACATGCCACTGGCAGAAAAGACACCAGATAAATGTCGGCGCTGCGTGGTTGTGGGAAATGGAGGCATCCTCAGAGGTCTGGAGTTGGGATCACTGATAGATCGTTTTGACACCATTATCAG GCTAAACAGTGGTCCTCTGGGAGAGTTCTCTGTTGATGTTGGAAATCGAACCAGTATTAGGATGAGTTATCCCGAGGGCATGCCGAACCAGTGGCCCGACACAGACCCACAAACTCTTTTTGCAGGTGTGGTGTATAAAAGGGTTGACATAACCTGGATGTCTGCTATGATTCGCAAGAGCAATGTG CCACTGTGGGACTGGTTTTTCTTCTGGCAGAAGGTCCCAAGTGAAATCCCTCTTGAACCCAAAATGTTCAAACTTTTAAACCCACGTGTG aATGTGCCTACCctgggtgtgtgtgcactgaATTTAGCCAGTCTACTGTGTGATGAGGTCAGCCTGGCAGGCTTTGGGTACAACCTCTCGCAGAAGAGGGCACCACTCCACTACTATGATGAACTGCACATGAGCGACATGTTGCAACAGAAGATGCACAATGTAGACCGAGAAACTGAACTCTTGAACAGCCTTGTCAAGGAGGGAACCATCACTGACTTGACAGCGGGGATTCACTGCTCCTTCTGCAACAGCTGA